From Halorubrum salinarum, the proteins below share one genomic window:
- a CDS encoding cation diffusion facilitator family transporter codes for MLSPFGNDDRARFQRAAAVNVAGNAVKIAVEGAAGLAFGSVALVADAAHSVADLVASAVVFVWGGSRYESPDETHPHGHQRIEPLTALFVGATVAILGLLLLRESVSGLVGSVEVTASPLLVGALLFAMADMYLLYRYTELVNADLGSTALDALAVDCLNDIYTTIAALVGVFGVFLNVPILDPVAGALVSLLVVYQGVEIGRENVTYLVGAAPPSGDRERVVAALRDHPAVEGVHDLTVYYDGTDLEVEVHVEVDGEMTLRAAHDVETDLVTSLRALEDVGDVHVHLDPSGLGEWKDAPEWEDAADGSDASGEPNPSGERDASREPDPSGGPDAPTE; via the coding sequence ATGCTGAGTCCCTTCGGGAACGACGACCGCGCTCGGTTCCAGCGGGCGGCGGCGGTGAACGTCGCCGGCAACGCGGTGAAGATCGCGGTCGAGGGCGCCGCGGGGCTCGCGTTCGGCAGCGTCGCGCTGGTCGCCGACGCCGCCCACTCGGTCGCCGACCTCGTCGCGAGCGCGGTCGTGTTCGTCTGGGGGGGCTCGCGGTACGAGAGCCCGGACGAGACGCACCCGCACGGCCACCAGCGGATCGAGCCGCTGACGGCGCTGTTCGTCGGCGCGACGGTCGCGATCCTGGGGCTGCTCCTGCTGCGCGAGTCGGTCAGCGGGCTGGTCGGGTCGGTCGAGGTGACGGCGAGCCCGCTCCTCGTCGGCGCGCTGCTGTTCGCGATGGCCGACATGTACCTCCTGTACCGGTACACGGAGCTGGTGAACGCCGACCTCGGCTCGACCGCGCTCGACGCGCTCGCCGTGGACTGCCTCAACGACATCTACACGACGATCGCGGCGCTCGTCGGCGTGTTCGGCGTGTTCCTGAACGTCCCGATCCTCGACCCGGTCGCCGGCGCGCTCGTCAGCCTCCTCGTCGTGTACCAGGGGGTCGAGATCGGCCGCGAGAACGTCACGTACCTCGTCGGGGCGGCGCCGCCCTCCGGCGACCGCGAGCGCGTCGTCGCCGCGCTCCGCGACCACCCGGCCGTCGAGGGCGTCCACGACCTCACCGTCTACTACGACGGGACCGACCTGGAGGTCGAGGTCCACGTGGAGGTCGACGGGGAGATGACGCTCCGCGCGGCCCACGACGTGGAGACGGACCTCGTCACGAGCCTCCGCGCGCTGGAGGACGTCGGGGACGTCCACGTCCACCTCGACCCGTCCGGCCTCGGGGAGTGGAAGGACGCGCCGGAGTGGGAGGACGCGGCGGACGGGTCGGACGCGTCGGGAGAGCCGAACCCGTCTGGAGAGCGGGACGCGTCGAGGGAGCCGGATCCGTCGGGCGGGCCGGACGCGCCGACGGAGTGA
- a CDS encoding YqjF family protein, whose translation MLKRRWLEMTWRDGLFAHWPVDPSTVAAALPEGLSVATHDGDAYLGVVPFVMDDIRPRGVPAGLSFPELNLRTYVEGPNGPGVYFHSLDADDRLGVAVARGLFRLPYYRAETDVRHPGAWDGGGAEGADADRAVRFASRRVHDGAPHARFDATYAPAGEAFTPEPGSLPAFLTENYRFYTAGSGGRLYVGEIEHEPWTLRPAAAEIRANTLFAANGFDDPDGEPLLHYAEPIAVTADRIRRV comes from the coding sequence ATGCTGAAACGCCGCTGGCTGGAGATGACGTGGCGGGACGGACTGTTCGCGCACTGGCCCGTCGACCCGTCGACCGTCGCCGCGGCGCTGCCGGAGGGCCTGTCGGTCGCGACCCACGACGGCGACGCCTACCTCGGGGTCGTCCCGTTCGTGATGGACGACATCCGCCCGCGGGGCGTGCCGGCGGGGCTGTCGTTCCCCGAACTCAACCTCCGGACCTACGTCGAGGGACCGAACGGGCCCGGCGTCTACTTCCACAGCCTCGACGCGGACGACCGGCTCGGCGTCGCGGTCGCCCGCGGGCTGTTCCGGCTCCCCTACTACCGCGCCGAGACGGACGTTCGACACCCGGGGGCGTGGGACGGGGGCGGCGCCGAGGGCGCGGACGCGGACCGCGCCGTGCGGTTCGCGAGCCGCCGCGTCCACGACGGCGCCCCGCACGCGCGGTTCGACGCGACGTACGCCCCGGCCGGCGAGGCGTTCACGCCGGAACCGGGGTCGCTGCCGGCGTTCCTCACGGAGAACTACCGCTTCTACACCGCCGGCTCCGGCGGGCGGCTGTACGTCGGCGAGATCGAACACGAGCCGTGGACGCTGCGCCCGGCCGCGGCGGAGATCCGGGCGAACACGCTGTTCGCGGCCAACGGGTTCGACGACCCCGACGGCGAGCCGCTGCTCCACTACGCCGAGCCGATCGCGGTCACCGCGGACCGGATCCGCCGGGTCTGA